Proteins from one Elephas maximus indicus isolate mEleMax1 chromosome 12, mEleMax1 primary haplotype, whole genome shotgun sequence genomic window:
- the LOC126087535 gene encoding NADH dehydrogenase [ubiquinone] 1 subunit C1, mitochondrial-like: MGALLCPFSQLLALAQLRSSLSARPKFCVREPSNNKLDWLKIGLTLGTTAFLWVYLLKQHNEDVLDYKRRNGLE; the protein is encoded by the coding sequence ATGGGGGCGTTGCTGTGTCCCTTCTCCCAGCTGCTGGCCTTAGCCCAGCTCCGGAGCAGCCTTTCAGCTCGGCCAAAGTTCTGTGTTCGAGAGCCATCGAATAACAAGCTTGACTGGCTGAAAATTGGACTGACCTTGGGCACCACAGCCTTCCTGTGGGTCTATCTCCTCAAACAACACAACGAAGATGTTCTAGACTACAAAAGAAGAAA